The window AAATACACTAGATGAGATTGTTGAAACAAGTCTAAAACAAGCAGCTTTATGGGATCAAGCGAAAGATAATTTGCATAAAAGTGCCTTAGCCTTATCTGGTGGACAACAACAACGTTTATGTATTGCACGAGCGATTGCGATGAAACCTGATATTTTGTTATTAGATGAGCCTGCTAGCGCGTTAGATCCAATCTCAACAAGTAAGGTTGAAGATACTCTATTAGCATTAAAAGAACACTATACTATCGTGATTGTGACGCACAATATGCAACAAGCAGCACGGATTAGTGATTATACAGCCTTCTTTTATATGGGAAATGTGGTAGAATATGATGAGACAAGAAAAATCTTTACTCGTCCAAAAATACAATCAACAGAAGATTACGTTTCAGGACACTTTGGTTAGGAGGAAGCAGATTGGATCATAAAGAATATGTAATTGAATCAAATGATGTACATTTATATTATGGTAAAAATGAAGCATTAAAAGGCGTATCATTAAATTTTGAACCAAAAGGAATCACTGCTTTAATCGGTCCAAGTGGTTGTGGGAAATCAACCTATTTAAGAACATTAAATCGAATGAATGATTTAATTCCTGATGTAACCATTACCGGGAATGTCCTTTTAAAAGGTGAAAATATTTATGGACCTAAAATGGATACTGTAAAATTAAGAAAGCAAGTTGGAATGGTTTTTCAACAGCCGAATCCTTTTCCATTTTCAATTTATGACAATGTAACCTATGGATTGAAGATTGCAGGAATGAAAGACAAAACTAAAATGGATGAAATTGTTGAAGAAAGTCTCAAAAAAGCAGCAGTTTGGGATGATGTAAAAGATAAGCTAGGTAAAAGTGCCTTATCTTTATCTGGTGGACAACAACAACGTGTTTGTATCGCACGTGTGCTAGCAATCGAACCTGAAGTAATTTTATTGGATGAACCAACAAGTGCCTTAGATCCAGTTTCTAGTGGTAAAATTGAAAATATGTTGTTAGAATTAAAAGAGTATTATACCATGATAATGGTGACGCATAATATGCAGCAAGCATCACGGATTTCAGACAAGACAGCATTTTTCTTACAAGGAAACCTAATTGAAACAGGTGACACAAATCAACTTTTCTTAAATCCTAAAGAAAAAGAAACAGATGATTATATTTCGGGACGATTTGGTTAAAGAAAAAATAAAATGGGGAATAAGGGAGGAACTATTGAATGAGACGAGTGTTTGAGGAAGAATTAAATGATTTGCATTTACGTTTTTCAGAAATGGGTATGATGGTAAATGAATCGATTTATAAATCAGTTAAAGCTTTTATTAATCATGATAAAGAATTGGCTAAAGAGGTTATTGCCAATGATCAAGCAATTAATGAACTAGAACTTGATTTAGAAAAAAGAAGCTTTGAAATGATTGCGTTACAGCAGCCGGTTACAACTGATTTACGAATTATTGTAACAGTGATGAAAGCTAGTTCTGATTTAGAACGAATGGGCGATCATGCAGTCAGTATTGCAAAATCAACGATTCGAGTTAAAGGGAACAAACGCGTACCAGAAATTGAAGCTGAAATTGCTGAGATGGCAGATAAAGTTAAAATTATGGTAGAAGAAGTTTTAGAAGCTTATGTAAAAAATGATGCAAAACGTGCGAAAAAAATTGCTGCAATTGATTCAGAAGTTGATGTGTATTTCAAACAGATTTACAAAAACTGTATTGAAGAAATGAAAAACAACTCTGAAATTATTGTTGGTGCTTCTGATTATATGTTAGTTGCCGGATACCTAGAAAGAATCGGTGATTATGTAACAAATATTTGTGAATGGATTGTTTATCTATCAACAGGTAAAGTAACTGAGTTAAATAATAATAATAAAAAATAAGTATCAAACACCTCTTATATTGTATAGGAGGTGTTTTTGATTATTAATTTCCCAGGAAATAATCTAGAATTTATCTTAAATTAGAGTAGATTCGAGATGAATTTAATTAAATTAACATGACAGAATTGAAAAAATATGATAGGATAGTAAAAATTTAACCTTGAGAGGAAATGTGAATGAAATGGGAATGCATCAATATATTAAGAGTTTAAGTGATTTAGAAAATATTATTCGTTGTCCAGGGAAGTTTAAATATGAGGATCATTCAGTTGCATCTCATTCCTTTAAAGTAACTCAAATTGCTCAATTTTTAGGAACTGTTGAAGAGCAAGCAGGACGAAAAATTAATTGGCGTTCACTTTATGAAAAAGCATTGAATCACGATTATACAGAGCTATTTATTGGAGATATTAAAACACCAGTAAAATATGCTACACCTGCTTTACGAGAAATGTTAGCAGATGTTGAGGAATCGATGATGGAGAATTTTGTGAAACGAGAAATACCAGAAGAATTTCAAGCAGTTTATATGGAACGTTTAAAAGAAGGCAAAGATAGCAGTTTAGAAGGAGAAATCTTGTCGGTTGCAGATAAAGTTGATTTATTGTATGAATCATTTGGAGAAATTCAAAAAGGCAATCCAGAGAGTGTTTTTACTGAAATCTATGAAGAATCTTTAAAGACAATTCTAGAATTTAAGCATTTAAAAAGTGTTGATTATTTTTTAACAGCAGTGTTACCTGATTTACTTAGTGGAGACTTTACAAATCAAGCTCAATTGCAACGAATTTCGCAAAAAATATTAAGGGAATAAAATGAACAAACGTTCGCAAAAAAAGTTGTTTTATGATAGAATAGATAATGTAAGTTTTTACTAACAAATCAGCTAAGAGTACGTTATAATCAAGCCAAAATTTTAACAGGACTGAGAGTGAATTCTCAGTCCTGTTAGTTTGAAAGAAAAATAAAGATAAAGGAAGTAACTAAATGGTAAATGATAAAATTACTGTCCGTGGAGCTCGGTCTCATAATTTAAAAAACATTGATGTCACAATTCCTCGAGATAAGTTAGTTGTTTTAACTGGTTTATCAGGATCTGGGAAAAGTTCATTAGCATTTGATACATTATACGCAGAAGGTCAACGCCGTTATGTTGAAAGTCTATCTGCTTATGCACGTCAATTTTTAGGCCAGATGGATAAACCTGATGTTGATAGTATTGATGGTTTAAGCCCAGCGATTTCAATTGATCAAAAAACGACTAGTCGTAATCCACGCTCAACAGTTGGAACAGTAACTGAGATTAATGATTATTTACGTCTGCTGTATGCTCGTGTGGGTCATCCAATTTGCCCAAATGATGGTACAGAAATTAGTAGTCAATCTGTTGAACAAATGGTAGACCGTGTTTTAGAATTACCAGGCAAAACAAAACTACAAATTTTAGCACCTGTAGTTGTTGGGAAAAAAGGTCAGCATAAGAAAGTTTTTGATATGATTAAGCGTGAAGGTTATGTTCGTTTACGTGTGGATCAAGAAATGTATGATGTCTCTGATG is drawn from Carnobacterium gallinarum DSM 4847 and contains these coding sequences:
- the pstB gene encoding phosphate ABC transporter ATP-binding protein PstB, with the translated sequence MDQGQKIALSTDDLHVWYGQNEAIKGVSLEFEKNKIASLIGPSGCGKSTYLRSLNRMNDEISGTNITGKIMYKDIDVNADNVDVYEMRKNIGMVFQRPNPFSKSIYENITFALKRHGIKDKNTLDEIVETSLKQAALWDQAKDNLHKSALALSGGQQQRLCIARAIAMKPDILLLDEPASALDPISTSKVEDTLLALKEHYTIVIVTHNMQQAARISDYTAFFYMGNVVEYDETRKIFTRPKIQSTEDYVSGHFG
- the pstB gene encoding phosphate ABC transporter ATP-binding protein PstB, encoding MDHKEYVIESNDVHLYYGKNEALKGVSLNFEPKGITALIGPSGCGKSTYLRTLNRMNDLIPDVTITGNVLLKGENIYGPKMDTVKLRKQVGMVFQQPNPFPFSIYDNVTYGLKIAGMKDKTKMDEIVEESLKKAAVWDDVKDKLGKSALSLSGGQQQRVCIARVLAIEPEVILLDEPTSALDPVSSGKIENMLLELKEYYTMIMVTHNMQQASRISDKTAFFLQGNLIETGDTNQLFLNPKEKETDDYISGRFG
- the phoU gene encoding phosphate signaling complex protein PhoU; amino-acid sequence: MRRVFEEELNDLHLRFSEMGMMVNESIYKSVKAFINHDKELAKEVIANDQAINELELDLEKRSFEMIALQQPVTTDLRIIVTVMKASSDLERMGDHAVSIAKSTIRVKGNKRVPEIEAEIAEMADKVKIMVEEVLEAYVKNDAKRAKKIAAIDSEVDVYFKQIYKNCIEEMKNNSEIIVGASDYMLVAGYLERIGDYVTNICEWIVYLSTGKVTELNNNNKK
- a CDS encoding HD domain-containing protein; translation: MGMHQYIKSLSDLENIIRCPGKFKYEDHSVASHSFKVTQIAQFLGTVEEQAGRKINWRSLYEKALNHDYTELFIGDIKTPVKYATPALREMLADVEESMMENFVKREIPEEFQAVYMERLKEGKDSSLEGEILSVADKVDLLYESFGEIQKGNPESVFTEIYEESLKTILEFKHLKSVDYFLTAVLPDLLSGDFTNQAQLQRISQKILRE